The Longimicrobium sp. genome contains a region encoding:
- a CDS encoding phytoene desaturase has protein sequence MSETAVVIGSGFGGLAAAVRLRAMGWRVVVLEALDQPGGRARVFRQDGFTFDAGPTVITAPYLLAELFAAAGRRMEDYVELVPVDPFYRILFHDGSTFDYVGDEERLIAEIRRLSPRDVDGYRRLAAHAERIFDVGYTQLADQPFGRLSDMLRVLPQMMRLESFRTVHGLVARYIKDERLRRALTFEPLLVGGNPFTTTSIYLLIHWLERKWGVWFAKGGTTAIVHALVRLLGEMEVEVRMNAPVEEIVVRNGRAAGVRLAGGETIPASLVVSNADPSWVYSRMLPPEHRPRHSDARVARVRQSMSLFVGYFGSTRQYPEIAHHTIVLGERYRGLLDDIFRRRVLADDFSLYVHAPTRTDPSLAPPGRETFYVLSPVPNNRGGVDWERERGPYFERVMEELERRLLPGIRGSIATSLTLTPREFERDLRSVDGAAFGPEPVLTQSAWFRYHNQSDDVAGLYFVGAGTHPGGGVPGVLCSAKVLERIVPRPEKPVELAGMERRRVVVGV, from the coding sequence ATGAGCGAGACGGCGGTGGTGATCGGGAGCGGCTTCGGGGGGCTGGCGGCGGCGGTGCGGCTGCGCGCGATGGGATGGCGCGTGGTGGTGCTCGAGGCGCTGGACCAGCCCGGCGGGCGCGCGCGCGTGTTCCGGCAGGACGGCTTTACCTTCGACGCCGGCCCCACCGTCATCACCGCGCCGTACCTGCTCGCGGAGCTGTTCGCGGCGGCGGGGCGGCGGATGGAGGACTACGTGGAGCTCGTCCCCGTCGACCCCTTCTACCGCATCCTCTTCCACGACGGCAGCACCTTCGACTACGTGGGCGACGAGGAGCGGCTGATCGCCGAGATCCGCCGCCTCAGCCCGCGCGACGTGGACGGCTACCGGCGCCTGGCCGCGCACGCCGAGCGCATCTTCGACGTGGGCTACACGCAGCTGGCCGACCAGCCGTTCGGGCGCCTCTCCGACATGCTGCGCGTGCTGCCGCAGATGATGCGGCTGGAAAGCTTCCGCACCGTGCACGGCCTGGTCGCGCGCTACATCAAGGACGAGCGCCTGCGGCGCGCGCTCACCTTCGAGCCGCTGCTGGTGGGAGGCAACCCGTTCACCACCACCTCCATCTACCTGCTCATCCACTGGCTGGAGCGGAAGTGGGGCGTGTGGTTCGCGAAGGGCGGCACCACCGCCATCGTCCACGCTCTCGTCCGCCTGCTGGGGGAGATGGAGGTGGAGGTGCGGATGAACGCGCCCGTGGAGGAGATCGTCGTCCGCAACGGCCGGGCGGCGGGGGTGCGCCTGGCCGGCGGCGAGACGATTCCCGCGTCGCTCGTCGTCAGCAACGCGGACCCGAGCTGGGTCTACTCGCGGATGCTGCCGCCGGAGCACCGTCCGCGGCACAGCGACGCGCGGGTGGCCCGCGTGCGCCAGTCGATGAGCCTGTTCGTGGGCTACTTCGGCAGCACGCGGCAATATCCCGAGATCGCGCACCACACCATCGTCCTCGGCGAGCGCTACCGCGGGCTGCTGGACGACATCTTCCGCCGCCGCGTGCTGGCCGACGACTTCTCGCTCTACGTGCACGCGCCCACGCGCACCGACCCGTCGCTGGCGCCGCCGGGGCGGGAGACCTTCTACGTGCTGTCCCCCGTCCCCAACAACCGCGGCGGGGTGGATTGGGAGCGCGAGCGCGGGCCCTACTTCGAGCGGGTGATGGAGGAGCTGGAGCGCCGCCTTCTCCCGGGGATCCGCGGCAGCATCGCGACCTCGCTGACGCTGACGCCGCGCGAGTTCGAGCGCGACCTGCGCTCGGTGGACGGCGCCGCGTTCGGCCCCGAGCCGGTGCTGACGCAGAGCGCCTGGTTCCGCTACCACAACCAGTCGGACGACGTCGCCGGCCTGTACTTCGTGGGCGCCGGCACGCACCCCGGCGGCGGCGTTCCCGGCGTGCTCTGCTCCGCGAAGGTGCTGGAGCGCATCGTGCCGCGGCCGGAGAAGCCGGTGGAGCTGGCGGGGATGGAGCGCAGGCGGGTAGTCGTCGGGGTGTGA